Proteins from a genomic interval of Granulicella sp. L56:
- a CDS encoding LD-carboxypeptidase, with protein sequence MTTSNSATIKPAALRPGATLAVLSPASTPKSDLVHRGISRLQELGYRTVLGKHALDRGPLYYAGTLEQRLEDFHAAFADPSIDGILCTRGGWGSAELLPFLDAALIRANPKAFIGYSDHTALHNWLHNEANLVTFHGPMVAADFAREDGVDTASWQHATAGDTLWSLGAADGLRVLCSGIAEGVLRGGCLSILAESLGTPYAPRITDSILFLEDIGTKPYQWDRMLLHLRYSGVLKEAHGIILGDMSQCVSPEENDYLERAILHSLRDFEGPIAIGLRSGHVGVPNVTLPLGIPVKLDLAETGNPRMHFLEAAVTI encoded by the coding sequence GTGACCACCTCGAACAGTGCGACGATAAAGCCTGCCGCGCTGCGTCCCGGCGCGACGCTGGCGGTCCTGTCGCCCGCAAGCACTCCTAAATCCGATCTGGTGCATCGCGGTATCAGCAGATTGCAGGAGCTCGGCTATCGAACCGTCCTCGGCAAGCATGCGCTGGATCGCGGGCCTCTCTACTATGCGGGCACGTTGGAGCAGCGCCTCGAAGACTTTCATGCAGCCTTCGCCGATCCGTCGATCGACGGCATCCTCTGCACTCGCGGCGGCTGGGGCTCGGCGGAGTTATTGCCCTTTCTCGATGCAGCACTGATCCGCGCCAATCCTAAAGCATTTATCGGATACAGCGATCACACCGCGCTGCATAACTGGCTGCATAACGAGGCCAATCTCGTCACCTTCCATGGGCCTATGGTCGCTGCCGACTTTGCCCGCGAAGACGGCGTCGACACGGCAAGCTGGCAGCACGCCACCGCAGGCGATACCTTATGGTCGCTAGGTGCTGCCGATGGACTCCGCGTACTTTGCAGCGGAATCGCTGAAGGCGTCCTGCGCGGCGGATGCCTCTCGATCCTTGCCGAGTCTTTGGGTACTCCTTATGCACCGCGTATTACCGACAGCATTCTCTTTCTCGAGGACATCGGCACCAAGCCTTATCAATGGGACCGCATGCTTCTCCATCTGCGTTACTCGGGAGTGTTGAAAGAGGCGCATGGAATCATTCTTGGCGACATGAGCCAATGCGTATCTCCCGAAGAGAACGATTATCTGGAGCGCGCCATTCTGCACTCGCTTCGTGACTTCGAAGGCCCCATCGCCATTGGCCTGCGCAGTGGCCATGTTGGAGTGCCCAATGTCACGCTGCCGCTGGGCATTCCTGTTAAGCTGGATTTGGCCGAAACGGGGAATCCGCGAATGCACTTTCTCGAAGCAGCGGTTACGATCTAG
- the mpl gene encoding UDP-N-acetylmuramate:L-alanyl-gamma-D-glutamyl-meso-diaminopimelate ligase codes for MQKLKHIHLIGICGTAMASLAGMLQQQGHRVTGSDAAAYPPMSDLLRGLKIEVREPYAESNLEPRPDLVVVGNAISRGNVELEYVLDQRIPFCSMAAILHGEFLPGRESLVVAGTHGKTTTTSMLAWIYEVASRSNPSLAPSFLIGGVAENFGTSFMVRPTRPFLLEGDEYDTAFFDKGPKFLHYFPDAAILTHVEFDHADIYPDLAAVKTAFKRFVNLIPRRGRVVAFDGSENVSECVAKAFCAVERYGFSVDSHWCVTNLRHDEALSCWTLSRNGAAFAELSLPMAGQHNALNATAAAALAAGQGVPVEAIIEALATFRSVKRRLEVSSIVEGITIIDDFAHHPTAIRETLRALRESYPGRRLIAVLEPRSNTLRRNVFEADLVESLALADSVVIANVFKSESIPANERLIPENVVAHLNQAGTPAAVYADADAIVEALVPQLRTGDVVAILSNGGFGSIYQKLPHAIAHSVAAVERA; via the coding sequence ATGCAAAAGCTTAAACACATTCATCTCATCGGCATCTGCGGCACCGCGATGGCGTCCCTCGCGGGAATGCTGCAACAACAGGGGCACCGCGTTACCGGTTCCGATGCGGCTGCCTATCCGCCGATGAGCGATCTGCTGCGCGGCCTGAAGATCGAAGTTCGTGAACCCTATGCGGAGAGCAATCTTGAGCCTCGGCCCGATCTGGTAGTCGTCGGCAATGCCATCTCTCGCGGCAATGTTGAGCTGGAATATGTACTCGACCAGCGCATTCCGTTCTGCTCTATGGCGGCCATTCTGCACGGCGAATTTCTGCCGGGGCGCGAGTCGCTGGTGGTTGCCGGAACCCACGGCAAGACCACGACAACCAGCATGTTGGCCTGGATCTACGAGGTCGCGTCGCGTAGCAATCCCAGCCTCGCGCCGTCATTTCTGATTGGTGGCGTGGCGGAGAACTTCGGCACCAGCTTTATGGTGCGGCCAACCCGGCCATTCCTGCTCGAAGGCGACGAATACGATACTGCCTTCTTCGATAAAGGTCCAAAGTTCCTCCACTATTTTCCTGATGCGGCGATTCTTACGCACGTCGAATTCGATCACGCCGACATCTATCCCGATCTCGCTGCGGTAAAGACGGCATTCAAGCGCTTCGTCAATCTCATTCCTCGGCGTGGCCGCGTAGTGGCCTTCGATGGCAGCGAAAACGTCAGCGAGTGTGTCGCCAAGGCCTTCTGCGCGGTGGAGCGCTACGGCTTCTCTGTGGACTCGCATTGGTGCGTTACAAATCTTCGCCATGACGAAGCCTTGAGCTGCTGGACGCTCTCTCGCAACGGCGCTGCGTTTGCTGAACTGAGCCTGCCGATGGCGGGCCAACACAACGCGCTCAACGCGACCGCCGCCGCTGCCCTCGCCGCAGGGCAGGGCGTTCCGGTCGAGGCGATCATCGAGGCGCTGGCAACCTTCAGAAGCGTAAAGCGCAGGCTCGAGGTCAGCTCCATTGTCGAAGGCATTACCATCATCGATGACTTCGCGCATCACCCGACTGCCATCCGCGAAACACTGCGTGCCTTGCGTGAATCTTATCCAGGACGACGCCTCATCGCTGTTCTCGAACCTCGCTCCAACACGCTGCGCCGCAATGTCTTCGAGGCCGATCTGGTAGAGAGCCTGGCACTAGCCGATAGCGTTGTGATTGCAAATGTCTTCAAGTCCGAAAGCATTCCTGCAAACGAGCGGCTCATTCCGGAGAACGTCGTCGCACATCTCAATCAGGCCGGAACACCCGCAGCCGTCTATGCCGATGCTGATGCGATTGTGGAAGCTCTGGTGCCGCAGCTCCGAACCGGCGATGTCGTTGCCATCTTGTCGAACGGCGGCTTTGGCAGTATCTATCAAAAACTTCCGCACGCGATTGCCCACTCGGTTGCCGCTGTAGAACGGGCATAA
- a CDS encoding DUF1844 domain-containing protein: MSEQNKPFVITDRRKFTAEGELRPDAPPSRERERHDPPAAEVSVAAEPTPSSAPSQDEAEPKEELAPLTEEQINQARTAYQATAERLDTAIRAANPGMEHPPAMSFEQIVHSVYMTAIMQLGGATPEGQQPQVDLMGARQSIDMLSILAEKTKDNLTPEEARLLENALFELHMGFLEITQALARSAAAKAQGSGPVPGRPSIVR; encoded by the coding sequence ATGTCTGAGCAGAACAAACCTTTCGTCATCACCGATCGCCGCAAGTTCACCGCTGAGGGCGAACTTCGCCCCGATGCACCGCCTTCACGGGAGAGAGAGCGCCACGATCCTCCTGCAGCCGAAGTGTCGGTTGCTGCCGAGCCAACACCTTCCTCTGCTCCGTCGCAGGATGAGGCTGAGCCCAAAGAGGAGCTTGCGCCACTTACAGAGGAGCAGATCAATCAAGCCCGCACTGCCTATCAGGCAACCGCAGAGCGCCTCGATACCGCCATCCGCGCCGCCAATCCCGGCATGGAGCATCCGCCAGCGATGAGCTTCGAGCAGATCGTCCACTCGGTTTACATGACAGCTATCATGCAGCTTGGCGGAGCTACTCCTGAAGGGCAACAGCCACAGGTTGACCTGATGGGCGCACGCCAAAGCATCGACATGCTCAGCATTCTGGCTGAAAAGACCAAGGACAACCTCACGCCCGAAGAGGCGCGACTGCTGGAAAATGCGCTCTTCGAGCTTCACATGGGCTTCCTTGAGATCACTCAGGCTCTGGCGCGCTCGGCAGCGGCAAAAGCACAAGGCTCAGGCCCAGTTCCGGGCCGACCAAGCATCGTTCGCTAA
- a CDS encoding 1-acyl-sn-glycerol-3-phosphate acyltransferase: MFATLKLLFVYTALGPLAGLIGMPYSLLVQDISRLYRVAMWIANAGVRAAGIRIEISGLENVPSDRQCIYMCNHVSNLDPPVVLPLLPGRCSVLLKKELMRIPILGTAMRMGKFVPVERGHRREAAQASVAAAADALHSGLNILVFPEGTRAKDGRLSIFKKGPFFLAQQTGAPIVPIALSGTERMMRKGSIAITPGVAKVQFLPVIEPTQYETRDELLKAVRKAIADALPDAMKPEDYLTMAL; encoded by the coding sequence ATGTTCGCGACGCTGAAACTTCTTTTTGTTTATACCGCGCTGGGGCCTCTTGCTGGCCTCATCGGCATGCCCTATTCGCTTCTGGTGCAGGACATCAGCCGTCTCTACCGTGTGGCGATGTGGATCGCCAATGCGGGTGTTCGCGCGGCAGGCATTCGTATCGAGATCAGCGGTCTGGAGAATGTTCCCTCCGACCGTCAGTGCATTTACATGTGCAACCACGTCTCCAACCTCGATCCGCCGGTTGTGCTTCCGCTGCTTCCGGGCCGCTGTTCGGTGCTGCTGAAGAAGGAGCTGATGCGCATTCCTATCCTTGGCACGGCGATGAGGATGGGCAAGTTTGTGCCGGTTGAGCGTGGACATCGCCGCGAGGCCGCGCAGGCCAGCGTGGCGGCTGCGGCGGACGCGCTTCATTCAGGGCTGAATATTCTGGTCTTCCCGGAAGGTACGCGTGCGAAGGATGGAAGGCTTTCCATCTTCAAAAAAGGGCCGTTCTTTCTGGCGCAACAGACCGGGGCGCCGATTGTTCCGATCGCGCTCTCCGGCACCGAGCGCATGATGCGGAAGGGAAGCATCGCCATTACGCCGGGAGTGGCAAAGGTGCAGTTTCTGCCTGTGATTGAGCCTACGCAGTATGAGACGCGCGACGAGCTACTCAAGGCCGTGCGCAAGGCCATTGCCGATGCGCTGCCCGATGCGATGAAGCCTGAGGACTACTTGACGATGGCGTTGTAG
- a CDS encoding PfkB family carbohydrate kinase, whose protein sequence is MSILVVGSVAFDSIETPHGAVDHCLGGAATHFSLAASYFTPVRVIAVVGEDFTELHEGVLTKRGIDTQGIERAKGLSFHWTGSYSGNMDEAKTLGTDLNVFQTFEPKIPAAYADSKYLFLANIDPALQARVRSQMPQVRMVCGDTMNYWIADHGENLAKVLRDLDVLLINDGEVRMLAGERNLVLAAEKVLSMGPKTLVVKHGEYGATAFFSDRSFGGQTKISRPFRAPALPLAEVVDPTGAGDSFAGGFYGYLASQPELTPAVFRTAMFYGGVMGSFAVERFGTERLQAVTREEIEERFNLFKEISHLEGA, encoded by the coding sequence ATGTCCATTCTTGTTGTAGGATCTGTAGCTTTTGACAGCATCGAAACTCCGCATGGCGCGGTGGACCATTGCCTGGGTGGCGCGGCAACGCATTTCTCGCTGGCTGCAAGCTACTTCACTCCCGTGCGCGTGATCGCTGTCGTCGGTGAAGACTTTACCGAGCTTCACGAGGGCGTGCTGACCAAGCGCGGCATCGACACGCAGGGCATCGAGCGGGCCAAGGGCCTCAGCTTTCATTGGACAGGTTCCTACTCGGGCAATATGGACGAGGCGAAGACGCTGGGAACCGACCTGAATGTCTTCCAGACCTTCGAGCCCAAAATTCCCGCTGCTTATGCGGACAGCAAATACCTCTTCCTCGCCAACATCGATCCCGCGCTTCAGGCCCGCGTTCGCAGCCAGATGCCGCAGGTTCGCATGGTTTGCGGCGATACGATGAACTATTGGATCGCCGACCACGGCGAGAACCTCGCGAAAGTTCTCCGCGATCTCGACGTACTGCTGATTAACGATGGCGAAGTCCGCATGCTTGCCGGCGAGCGGAACCTGGTTCTGGCTGCCGAAAAAGTTCTGTCGATGGGCCCCAAAACTCTTGTCGTGAAACATGGCGAGTACGGAGCCACAGCGTTCTTCAGCGACCGCTCTTTCGGAGGGCAGACGAAGATCTCCCGACCTTTCCGTGCACCGGCGTTGCCCCTGGCCGAAGTCGTCGACCCCACCGGCGCGGGAGACTCCTTTGCCGGCGGCTTCTATGGCTATCTCGCATCGCAGCCAGAGCTGACGCCTGCGGTCTTTCGCACGGCGATGTTCTACGGCGGCGTGATGGGATCGTTCGCCGTCGAACGCTTCGGAACGGAGCGCTTGCAAGCGGTCACTCGTGAAGAGATCGAAGAGCGCTTCAACCTGTTCAAGGAGATCTCTCATCTTGAAGGAGCGTAG
- the mtnP gene encoding S-methyl-5'-thioadenosine phosphorylase — translation MNKAEIGIIGGSGLYAMPGLTNVREERVETPFGEPSDAFVLGELEGRQVAFLARHGRGHRLLPSELNFRANIFGMKQLGVERILSVSAVGSLKEEHKPTDFLMPDQFIDRTFARIATFFGDGIVAHVGFGDPVCATVASTFEKACAEVGVVGKNGGTYVCMEGPQFSTRAESNLYRSWGADVIGMTNLQEAKLAREAEICYATLAMVTDYDCWREGHDDVTIDQIVAVLHQNADNAAKVVRAAVAAMPTQRTCACVDALKYAVLTDPKAIPAETRQRLALLLDKYL, via the coding sequence TTGAACAAGGCAGAGATTGGAATTATTGGCGGCAGCGGCTTGTATGCCATGCCCGGACTTACGAATGTGCGCGAAGAGCGCGTCGAAACCCCCTTCGGCGAGCCTTCGGACGCTTTTGTGCTTGGCGAGCTTGAAGGCCGTCAGGTTGCATTTCTGGCTCGGCACGGGCGTGGGCATCGCCTGCTTCCCAGCGAGTTGAACTTTCGCGCCAACATCTTCGGCATGAAGCAACTGGGCGTCGAACGCATCCTTTCGGTCTCTGCCGTAGGCTCGCTGAAAGAGGAGCATAAGCCGACTGACTTTCTAATGCCGGACCAGTTCATCGACCGCACCTTCGCTCGCATTGCAACCTTCTTCGGCGACGGCATCGTGGCCCACGTCGGCTTTGGCGATCCAGTCTGCGCGACGGTCGCTTCCACCTTTGAGAAGGCTTGTGCTGAAGTCGGTGTCGTCGGAAAAAATGGCGGAACCTATGTCTGCATGGAAGGCCCTCAGTTCTCGACCCGCGCCGAGTCGAACCTCTACCGAAGCTGGGGCGCGGATGTCATTGGCATGACGAACCTACAGGAGGCAAAGCTGGCCCGCGAGGCGGAGATCTGCTATGCAACATTGGCAATGGTGACGGACTACGATTGCTGGCGCGAAGGCCATGACGATGTCACCATCGACCAGATCGTAGCTGTGCTCCACCAGAATGCGGACAACGCGGCGAAGGTAGTTCGTGCTGCAGTCGCAGCTATGCCAACGCAGAGAACATGCGCCTGCGTCGATGCGCTCAAGTATGCGGTTCTTACCGATCCGAAGGCGATTCCTGCTGAGACGCGACAACGGCTGGCTCTTCTCTTGGATAAATATCTGTAA
- the dapF gene encoding diaminopimelate epimerase — protein MIPFVKAHACGNDFLIIEEPLAQRRHADLARKLCARNTSVGADGIEFLDRKPNGEFFLRLFNADGSEAELSGNGTRCVAAWLASSEGIKHVALGTHGGVRTCQVIEAADPYFLIESEMGVPRVMPRTIELPEVGNVAGAMVNVGNPHFVLFVDTDDFSAHGKNWQDLGARISTSPLFPHGTNVEFVRVLSPTEIAFRIYERGCGPTTSSGTGTCASSSAAMALRDVNRSLTAIAEGGAQQTVWPANDAVMRLTGPAEIICRGEVAAL, from the coding sequence ATGATTCCTTTTGTAAAAGCGCACGCCTGTGGCAACGATTTCTTGATTATCGAAGAGCCTCTGGCGCAGCGGCGTCACGCCGACCTTGCACGCAAGCTCTGCGCCCGCAACACCAGCGTCGGCGCGGATGGCATCGAATTTCTTGATCGCAAACCCAACGGAGAGTTCTTTCTCCGCCTCTTCAACGCCGACGGCAGCGAAGCCGAACTCTCCGGCAACGGTACCCGCTGTGTAGCCGCATGGCTGGCCAGCAGCGAAGGCATCAAGCACGTAGCCCTTGGCACACACGGCGGTGTGCGTACCTGCCAGGTAATCGAAGCAGCCGATCCTTACTTCCTCATCGAGAGCGAGATGGGCGTTCCGCGCGTGATGCCGCGCACCATCGAGCTTCCCGAAGTGGGCAATGTGGCCGGTGCGATGGTCAACGTGGGAAATCCACACTTCGTCCTCTTTGTGGATACGGACGACTTCAGCGCGCACGGCAAAAACTGGCAGGACCTCGGTGCCCGCATTAGTACAAGTCCGCTCTTTCCGCATGGCACCAACGTGGAGTTTGTCCGCGTCCTCTCGCCAACGGAGATTGCCTTCCGCATCTACGAGCGCGGGTGCGGCCCAACGACATCTTCGGGTACTGGCACATGCGCTTCTTCCTCGGCAGCAATGGCGCTTCGCGACGTAAACCGCTCGCTGACCGCCATCGCCGAAGGTGGCGCGCAACAGACAGTCTGGCCAGCTAACGACGCCGTAATGCGTCTGACTGGCCCTGCCGAAATCATCTGCCGTGGTGAGGTTGCAGCGCTGTGA
- a CDS encoding MBL fold metallo-hydrolase: protein MEATLTFLGSGTSMGVPTLGCDCAVCTSAMSPTGDARNRRTRPSIRLAYNDHVVVIDTGPDFHAQALREGIRRLDAALYTHGHADHVMGFDDLRPLSFHAKDNLPVYADDTTASDIERIFDYTFRKENRYPTSARVEMHRIDSAPGAGFDLFGATFQRIPVTHGSQQITGYRFGSAAYLTDMSDIPPESIPLLQNLDVLILDALRRDPHSSHSHLEKSIGFVEQLKPRRAFFTHMSHDLDHAETEAILPPHIRLAFDGLQITFEIA from the coding sequence ATGGAAGCGACCCTTACCTTTCTCGGCAGCGGCACATCGATGGGTGTGCCAACGCTGGGTTGCGACTGCGCGGTCTGCACGTCTGCCATGTCTCCTACGGGCGATGCTCGCAACCGCCGCACCAGACCGTCCATTCGTCTGGCTTACAACGATCACGTCGTCGTGATCGACACCGGGCCTGACTTTCACGCGCAGGCTCTGCGCGAAGGAATTCGGCGCCTCGACGCCGCGCTCTACACGCACGGGCATGCCGATCATGTGATGGGATTCGACGATCTACGCCCGCTGAGTTTTCACGCCAAAGATAATCTTCCCGTCTATGCGGATGACACCACCGCGAGCGATATCGAACGAATCTTTGACTACACCTTCCGCAAGGAGAATCGCTACCCCACCAGTGCCCGCGTGGAGATGCATCGCATCGATTCCGCCCCCGGCGCGGGCTTCGACCTCTTCGGAGCAACCTTCCAGCGCATCCCGGTTACGCACGGAAGCCAGCAGATCACGGGCTATCGTTTCGGCAGCGCAGCGTATCTCACCGACATGAGCGACATTCCTCCCGAGAGCATTCCACTCCTCCAGAATCTCGATGTGCTCATCCTCGACGCGTTGCGGCGCGATCCTCACTCCAGCCACTCTCATCTCGAAAAATCGATCGGCTTCGTCGAACAGCTCAAACCTCGTCGAGCCTTTTTCACTCATATGAGCCACGACCTCGACCACGCCGAGACGGAAGCAATTCTTCCCCCTCATATTCGCTTGGCCTTTGACGGCCTTCAAATTACCTTCGAGATTGCCTGA
- a CDS encoding glycosyltransferase family 39 protein: MKERRPMRLKPVTLAALTSPAGEASPDEVRPATKEESFPIALIAVILSFVALALCYSHGYLLLYGDAVAHLGIARRIFDSRNPGLSQLGGVWLPLPHLLILPFVQKMEWWQNGLAGAWPSLLCFIASAVGIYRLARRMMTPRWALAATAFYALNPNLLYLSTTAMTEPLFLAELIWLTLFTMECTVAIRESRYSLVNRRLIYIALLIVAAVFTRYDGWILGAAAWCIVTWCLAHHREVWRKVAPSFILFTLLSIAAPLSWLAYNQHFYHDPLDFMRGPYSAAAIEKKTSPPGSHHYRGWHNPGWALLFFTRTAQVDASVWETGFAVMLAALAGLALAIRRRLALPWLLLWLPLPFYVYAIAYSSVPIFIPQLWPHSYYNARYGMELLPALAVSMFLAVEWIQLRWSQSQPLKARFLHPVALVLIVANTIAMMHFIPLVLKEGMVNARTRMSLETSIARVLKSFPPGVPILMYNSDHIGAIQDAGIPLKQTVNEGDYDSWKAALASPADHAAYVIAIKGDPVSKAVDANPQGLTELTILCTTGQPCARIYRSNRFGSSSKTP, translated from the coding sequence TTGAAGGAGCGTAGACCGATGCGATTGAAGCCGGTTACTCTGGCGGCGCTAACTTCTCCAGCCGGAGAGGCGTCGCCCGACGAGGTGCGTCCGGCTACGAAGGAAGAGAGCTTTCCTATCGCTCTCATCGCGGTCATCCTCTCTTTTGTTGCGCTCGCTCTCTGCTACTCGCACGGCTATCTTTTGCTCTATGGAGATGCGGTCGCCCATCTCGGCATCGCCCGCCGCATCTTCGACTCGCGCAATCCTGGCCTGTCGCAGCTAGGCGGAGTCTGGCTACCGCTACCTCATCTTCTGATCTTGCCCTTTGTGCAGAAGATGGAGTGGTGGCAGAACGGCCTGGCGGGCGCATGGCCTTCGCTGCTCTGCTTTATCGCCAGTGCGGTTGGGATTTACCGGCTTGCGCGTCGCATGATGACGCCGCGCTGGGCCCTCGCGGCAACAGCTTTCTATGCGCTGAACCCCAACCTTCTCTATCTTTCAACGACAGCCATGACCGAGCCTCTGTTTCTCGCAGAGCTTATCTGGTTGACGCTGTTTACGATGGAGTGCACGGTTGCGATACGGGAGTCACGCTACAGCCTGGTAAACCGTCGGCTGATCTACATCGCGCTGCTTATCGTCGCGGCTGTCTTCACCCGATACGATGGCTGGATACTTGGCGCAGCGGCATGGTGCATCGTGACCTGGTGCCTTGCGCATCATCGCGAGGTCTGGCGCAAAGTCGCTCCATCCTTCATCCTCTTCACTCTGCTTTCCATCGCCGCTCCTCTAAGCTGGCTTGCTTATAACCAGCACTTTTATCACGATCCACTGGACTTCATGCGCGGCCCGTACTCTGCGGCTGCCATCGAGAAAAAGACCTCGCCGCCCGGTTCGCATCACTATCGCGGATGGCACAATCCCGGCTGGGCGCTGCTCTTCTTTACACGCACGGCACAGGTCGATGCCTCGGTATGGGAGACAGGCTTCGCTGTCATGCTCGCCGCGCTTGCGGGGCTGGCGCTGGCTATCCGCAGACGCCTCGCGTTGCCGTGGCTGTTGCTCTGGCTGCCGCTGCCTTTTTATGTCTACGCCATTGCCTACAGCTCAGTGCCGATCTTCATTCCGCAGCTATGGCCGCACTCTTACTACAACGCCCGCTACGGCATGGAGCTGTTGCCTGCGCTTGCGGTATCCATGTTTCTCGCTGTCGAATGGATACAGCTTCGATGGAGCCAGTCACAGCCGCTCAAGGCACGGTTCCTTCATCCTGTTGCCCTGGTTTTGATCGTCGCGAACACCATCGCCATGATGCACTTCATCCCCCTGGTGCTGAAGGAGGGAATGGTAAACGCCAGGACGCGAATGTCCCTTGAGACGTCCATTGCGCGAGTGCTGAAGTCCTTTCCGCCCGGCGTTCCTATCCTGATGTACAACTCCGACCATATTGGAGCGATTCAAGATGCGGGAATACCGTTAAAACAGACGGTGAATGAAGGTGATTACGATAGCTGGAAGGCCGCACTCGCCTCACCCGCCGATCATGCGGCCTATGTGATCGCCATCAAGGGCGACCCGGTTTCCAAAGCAGTCGATGCTAATCCTCAGGGCCTCACCGAGTTGACGATCCTCTGCACCACTGGCCAGCCCTGCGCGCGCATCTACCGGTCCAACCGCTTCGGTTCATCGTCCAAGACGCCGTAA
- a CDS encoding folate-binding protein YgfZ: MPPLANPEISSLQAPDEALQLAALLDGAGLSSIDSVGWIRVTGEDRVRWLNGMVTNSVQDLQPGHGCYNFLLSVQGRIQGDGYIFAEPDALLLETASEHISGLMSLLDRFIIMDDVELAENSAGRSGLSISGPKATALLENIGFSAASLGELEFQATVWNSSNVTIIHAYSPLVPRFEIWTEPETAEALYRALLSAGAVICDPQSQEWLRLLEGTPRYGTDIRERELPQETGQARALHFSKGCYLGQEIVERIRSRGNVHRAFTAFRLAGAVPSPSTLLEAEDKQVGELTSAAAIPLPTGTVQLGLGYVRREALERNLRLQYPGGTAIPIPRPFNTVEATKSPSASESSERV, encoded by the coding sequence ATGCCCCCCCTAGCCAATCCCGAGATCAGCTCTTTGCAAGCGCCGGACGAAGCCCTGCAACTCGCTGCCCTGCTTGATGGCGCTGGGCTGTCTTCAATCGATAGCGTCGGCTGGATTCGCGTGACGGGCGAAGACCGCGTGCGCTGGCTCAACGGCATGGTTACGAACTCCGTTCAGGACTTGCAGCCGGGTCACGGATGCTACAACTTTTTGCTCAGCGTGCAGGGACGTATTCAGGGCGATGGCTACATCTTTGCCGAGCCCGACGCCCTGCTGCTTGAGACCGCCTCTGAACATATTTCTGGCCTGATGTCGCTGCTCGATCGCTTCATCATCATGGATGACGTCGAGTTGGCCGAAAATAGTGCAGGCCGGTCAGGCCTTTCGATTTCTGGCCCCAAGGCCACGGCGTTGCTGGAAAATATCGGATTTTCTGCTGCATCTCTTGGTGAGCTTGAGTTCCAGGCGACAGTATGGAACTCGTCCAATGTCACGATCATTCATGCCTACAGCCCGTTAGTTCCCCGATTTGAGATTTGGACGGAGCCGGAGACTGCTGAAGCTCTATATCGAGCACTCCTGAGTGCAGGGGCCGTGATCTGTGATCCGCAGAGCCAGGAATGGCTGCGGCTGCTTGAAGGCACACCACGCTATGGAACCGACATACGAGAGCGCGAGTTACCGCAGGAGACCGGGCAAGCCCGCGCCCTGCACTTCTCCAAGGGCTGCTATCTTGGCCAGGAGATTGTCGAGCGCATTCGCTCGCGAGGCAACGTGCATCGCGCCTTCACCGCTTTTCGACTTGCAGGAGCCGTTCCTAGTCCGAGTACCCTGCTGGAAGCGGAAGACAAGCAGGTCGGCGAACTGACCAGCGCCGCAGCAATTCCGTTGCCCACAGGCACAGTGCAATTAGGCCTCGGATATGTTCGCCGCGAAGCACTGGAGCGCAACCTTCGACTTCAATATCCTGGCGGGACTGCAATTCCTATCCCTCGTCCTTTCAATACCGTTGAAGCCACCAAGTCCCCATCTGCATCTGAATCTTCTGAGAGAGTGTAG